A single window of Syntrophus aciditrophicus SB DNA harbors:
- a CDS encoding 4Fe-4S binding protein produces MLKNIRRLTQAIFLLLFLWLFLSTESRGANELGYPVKIFLDADPLLTLTTILSTRRLDNPFLLALFVLIATVVLGRVFCGWICPLGTLHNMVSSLKRRNVTGKPRNLYLWKYLLLIFLLVSSAFSLQLAGIADPLSLLIRSLTLAVYPLIQYATVSVFDTVYAWNFPVVTDISEFIYDLLKKTFLSFHQPHFQQSVLVGLLFFGILALNLAEKRFWCKYLCPLGALLGLCSRYALLNLSVSESCNGCGSCSEVCPGGALPDSRKNWRKPECLVCMNCDDLCPRNAVRFGFSRKPSGAALDLGKRRVIGSIVAGLVAVPLFKVSPLKKAGAAEPRLIRPPGSLEETEFLKRCIKCGQCIKVCITGGLQPTLLEAGLDGIWSPVLVPRIGYCEYRCTLCGQVCPTGAIRELALEEKAAVRIGTAMIDKGRCLPFAHATPCIVCQEVCPTPQKAIWLEAVRVKNRTGRTMTLRQPHVDLELCVGCGICEAKCPVLGQPAIRATSIGESRSQDNQLLLP; encoded by the coding sequence TGGGCTACCCGGTCAAAATCTTCCTTGACGCCGATCCGCTTCTCACCCTCACCACGATCCTGTCCACGCGGAGGCTGGACAACCCTTTCCTGCTGGCCCTGTTCGTTCTGATCGCCACGGTTGTGCTGGGCCGGGTGTTCTGCGGCTGGATCTGCCCGCTGGGAACCCTGCACAACATGGTAAGTTCGCTGAAGAGACGGAACGTCACCGGGAAACCCCGCAATCTCTATTTATGGAAATATCTCCTGCTGATCTTTCTGCTGGTTTCCTCGGCCTTTTCCCTTCAGCTTGCCGGGATCGCAGATCCTCTTTCCCTGCTGATCCGATCGTTGACGCTGGCCGTTTACCCCCTGATCCAGTATGCGACCGTCAGCGTCTTCGACACCGTCTATGCCTGGAATTTCCCTGTCGTTACCGATATTTCCGAGTTTATTTATGATCTGCTGAAAAAGACCTTCCTCTCTTTCCACCAGCCCCATTTTCAGCAGTCTGTCCTGGTCGGCCTGCTGTTCTTCGGTATCCTGGCCCTGAATCTTGCGGAAAAACGCTTCTGGTGCAAATACCTCTGTCCGCTGGGGGCCCTGCTCGGGCTCTGTTCCCGATACGCCTTGCTGAACCTCTCCGTCAGTGAATCCTGCAACGGCTGCGGATCCTGCAGCGAGGTCTGCCCGGGCGGAGCTTTGCCGGATTCGAGGAAAAACTGGCGCAAGCCGGAATGCCTGGTCTGCATGAACTGTGATGATCTGTGCCCCCGGAATGCCGTCCGCTTCGGATTTTCCCGGAAACCATCCGGGGCGGCGCTGGATCTGGGAAAGCGACGGGTTATCGGATCGATTGTCGCCGGGCTGGTCGCCGTCCCCCTGTTCAAAGTTTCGCCGCTGAAAAAAGCCGGTGCCGCTGAACCCCGGTTGATCCGTCCCCCAGGTTCCCTGGAAGAAACGGAGTTTTTGAAACGATGCATCAAATGCGGGCAGTGCATAAAGGTCTGCATCACGGGCGGCCTCCAGCCCACCCTGCTGGAAGCGGGACTGGACGGGATCTGGTCGCCGGTTCTCGTACCCAGGATCGGCTACTGCGAATACCGGTGCACCCTCTGCGGGCAGGTCTGCCCGACAGGCGCGATTCGAGAACTTGCCCTGGAGGAAAAGGCAGCGGTCCGGATCGGAACAGCCATGATCGACAAGGGGCGCTGTCTTCCTTTCGCGCATGCAACCCCCTGCATCGTCTGCCAGGAGGTCTGCCCCACCCCGCAAAAGGCGATCTGGCTTGAGGCCGTGCGGGTGAAAAACAGGACCGGCCGGACCATGACCCTCCGACAGCCCCATGTGGATCTGGAACTCTGCGTCGGCTGCGGCATCTGCGAAGCCAAATGCCCGGTCCTCGGTCAACCCGCCATCAGGGCGACCAGCATCGGGGAATCCCGGTCGCAGGACAACCAGCTCCTGCTGCCCTGA